A genomic region of Cannabis sativa cultivar Pink pepper isolate KNU-18-1 chromosome 1, ASM2916894v1, whole genome shotgun sequence contains the following coding sequences:
- the LOC115703947 gene encoding octanoyltransferase LIP2p, chloroplastic has translation MAFAVTHSVSSNLLCPTHDKLRKPRQQRRSLQKVQSTLNRVDFDTQKVTSRNSSTRKDCECFDLYEKIIPYGMAWSWQKRLVNEKRDMIQRKEDCPDTLIVLQHNPVYTLGTSSSENFLNFDLKNAPYEVHRTERGGEVTYHGPGQLVMYPIINLRNHKMDLHWYLRALEEVVIRVLTKTFSIKASRLEGLTGVWVDNQKLAAIGIRVTQWIAYHGLALNVTTDLTPFDWIVPCGIRDRKVGSIKNVLAGFRSSSDCAEANVDHPNDSQLLNIAHESLLKEFSEMFQLRIQHKTISELEF, from the exons ATGGCTTTTGCTGTAACACATTCCGTTAGCTCAAACTTATTATGTCCAACACATGACAAGTTAAGAAAGCCACGCCAACAAAGGCGTTCCCTCCAAAAGGTGCAGTCAACTTTGAACAGAGTCGATTTTGACACTCAAAAAGTCACCTCACGAAATTCCTCAACCAGGAAAGA CTGTGAGTGTTTTGATTTATATGAAAAGATAATTCCATATGGAATGGCATGGTCTTGGCAGAAAAGATTAGTGAATGAGAAAAGGGATATGATTCAAAGGAAGGAAGATTGTCCTGACACTTTGATTGTTCTTCAACACAACCCCGTTTATACATTGGGTACGAGTAGTTCTGAGAATTTTCTTAATTTCGACTTGAAGAATGCTCCTTATGAAGTACATAGAACTGAACGTGGTGGTGAAGTTACATACCATGGTCCTGGCCAA CTTGTCATGTACCCCATTATAAATCTTCGGAATCACAAGATGGATCTACACTGGTACCTTAGGGCACTAGAAGAGGTAGTCATTCGCGTTCTAACTAAAACATTCTCTATCAAGGCTTCTCGACTTGAGGGCTTGACTGGTGTTTGGGTTG acAATCAGAAACTAGCAGCCATTGGAATAAGAGTTACTCAATGGATAGCATATCATGGCCTAGCACTGAATGTCACCACAGATTTAACCCCTTTTGATTGGATAGTCCCCTGTGGAATTCGAGACCGGAAAGTTGGAAGTATTAAAAATGTACTTGCAGGATTCCGTTCATCGAGTGATTGCGCTGAAGCAAATGTAGATCATCCCAATGACAGCCAGCTTCTTAATATTGCTCACGAGTCTTTGCTCAAAGAGTTTTCAGAAATGTTCCAGCTTAGAATCCAACACAAAACCATCTCTGAATTGGAGTTTTAA